In Fibrobacter sp., the DNA window ACGCAATTGATGGAACAAAGATCGTTGCTAATGCGTCAAGATTCAAAAAGCTGGACAAAGATGGAATGAAGAAACTGATGGAGCGTCTGGATGAATATATTGAAGCAATAGAAAGAGAAATTGAACAAAGAAAAGATAAACCTGATGACAGATTACCAGAAGTTCTTGAGAATACAGTGGAGCTGAAAAAGAGAGTTAAAGAAGCCGTTGATTCTTTTCAGGATAAGAAGAATGGAACTTTGAGTCCTGTGGATATAGACAGCCGCAAGATGATTACAAGCAGTGGAGCAATAGAGTATGCCTATAATGCACAGGCAGTTGCAGACCAGAAGCATGGAATAATAGTAGGATCGCAGGTTAGTCAAAAAGAATCGGATAACCATCTGTTAACAGAGATGATTGAAG includes these proteins:
- a CDS encoding transposase, with the protein product MVYHAIDGTKIVANASRFKKLDKDGMKKLMERLDEYIEAIEREIEQRKDKPDDRLPEVLENTVELKKRVKEAVDSFQDKKNGTLSPVDIDSRKMITSSGAIEYAYNAQAVADQKHGIIVGSQVSQKESDNHLLTEMIEEVKDTVGNNAKYSVADAGYFSGEEIARSEELREQTDVYVNIPENYNTNAGKKSDDKYHVNKFTYDINRDVFVCPHGTVLKRCYQRPSNVVMYR